Proteins found in one Roseofilum capinflatum BLCC-M114 genomic segment:
- a CDS encoding STAS domain-containing protein has protein sequence MKSKEGRIKPEPLTLTVSLRGTREVRDNAQIFRLTGLLDAFSEPTFRKTIGSYIDQGPTHIVLDLSKIDFVDSSGLGALVQLVKKATKDTEGSLQVIANARVLQTVKLVRLEKFLSVCENIDQALETIKKS, from the coding sequence CTGAAATCAAAGGAGGGTAGAATTAAGCCTGAACCACTCACCCTGACCGTTAGTTTAAGAGGCACACGGGAGGTCAGGGATAATGCACAAATTTTTCGCCTCACGGGTTTACTAGATGCATTTTCTGAACCCACATTCCGTAAAACCATCGGTTCTTACATCGACCAAGGGCCGACACATATTGTTCTAGACCTATCGAAGATTGATTTTGTTGATAGTTCTGGGTTAGGAGCTTTAGTCCAACTGGTGAAAAAAGCCACTAAAGATACAGAAGGAAGTCTACAAGTGATTGCCAATGCCCGTGTATTGCAAACAGTGAAACTGGTTCGCCTAGAAAAGTTCCTCTCGGTGTGTGAGAACATCGACCAAGCCCTCGAAACGATTAAGAAGTCATGA
- the rlmB gene encoding 23S rRNA (guanosine(2251)-2'-O)-methyltransferase RlmB, translating to MAASHKPRPQRNSEGKRFSRPQIKGKSKPILKSRPSPAKTSQESLPEDSKERSPEVEEDSNPDLIYGLHPVLAVLKGERHINRVWITAKMRYDSRFHTLLNQAKANGTVIDEVDYRRLDQITDRGNHQGVAIQVAPYQYMEFSDLVQRAKEQTPNPVLVIADGITDPHNLGAMIRTAEAVGSQGLVIPQRRAVGITSTVVKVAAGSLESFPVSRVVNLARALEELKASGFWIYGTVAESGEALHQVNFSGAIALVIGSEGSGLNLLTQRHCDFLISIPLQGNTPSLNASVATGMSLYEIYRQRWNAPLELSEQLPK from the coding sequence ATGGCAGCATCCCATAAACCCCGTCCTCAAAGAAACTCTGAGGGGAAACGCTTTTCGCGTCCCCAGATCAAAGGGAAATCTAAACCCATTCTCAAGTCTCGCCCCTCTCCGGCCAAGACCTCCCAGGAGTCCCTGCCAGAAGACTCCAAAGAGCGATCGCCAGAAGTAGAGGAAGACTCCAACCCCGACTTAATTTATGGACTCCATCCGGTGCTGGCCGTACTCAAAGGAGAACGGCATATTAATCGCGTCTGGATTACGGCCAAAATGAGGTATGATTCCCGCTTTCATACCCTCCTCAACCAGGCCAAAGCCAACGGAACCGTCATTGATGAGGTAGACTATCGACGACTCGACCAAATCACAGATCGGGGGAACCATCAAGGGGTGGCCATTCAGGTGGCTCCTTATCAATATATGGAGTTCTCAGATCTGGTTCAAAGGGCCAAAGAACAAACCCCCAATCCAGTCTTAGTTATTGCTGATGGAATTACCGATCCCCATAACCTAGGAGCAATGATTCGCACGGCTGAAGCGGTGGGATCGCAGGGACTCGTGATCCCCCAACGGCGAGCGGTGGGGATCACCTCTACCGTGGTCAAAGTAGCCGCCGGATCTTTAGAATCTTTTCCAGTTTCTAGGGTTGTCAATCTGGCGCGGGCCTTGGAAGAATTGAAAGCATCAGGCTTTTGGATTTATGGAACGGTCGCTGAATCGGGTGAAGCCCTCCATCAAGTCAACTTTTCGGGAGCGATCGCCCTCGTCATTGGTTCAGAAGGCAGTGGTTTAAACTTGCTGACCCAACGCCATTGTGATTTCCTCATTTCCATCCCCCTCCAAGGCAATACCCCCAGTCTCAATGCTTCTGTAGCCACTGGCATGAGCCTTTATGAGATTTACCGGCAACGGTGGAATGCTCCCTTGGAACTTTCAGAGCAATTGCCAAAATAA
- a CDS encoding DUF1816 domain-containing protein, with protein MNNLKDLLVNTQNFLGFAYWIEIKTQIPACTYYFGPFQSQEEAQQAQEGYEDDLKAEAAQGISSVIKQCKPESLTISEDLGEINGQQTPAYTG; from the coding sequence ATGAATAACCTCAAAGACTTGTTAGTAAACACTCAAAATTTCCTTGGTTTCGCCTACTGGATTGAAATCAAAACACAAATCCCCGCTTGTACCTACTACTTCGGCCCCTTCCAGAGCCAAGAAGAAGCCCAACAAGCTCAAGAAGGCTATGAAGATGATCTCAAAGCTGAAGCGGCCCAAGGCATCAGTAGCGTGATTAAACAATGTAAGCCAGAATCTCTGACTATCTCTGAAGACTTGGGGGAGATTAATGGGCAGCAGACTCCTGCCTATACGGGTTAA
- a CDS encoding Mini-ribonuclease 3, giving the protein MLGESVVLDPRSLVPDPIDLQRLSPAALAYVGDAVYELYMRTYYLMPPKRSQLYHQAVVQQVRAEQQAQHLQTLIPHLNSQELEMVRRGRNSVHRPPRRLDPQIYQQATSLETLIGYLYLSDPSRLHQLLGSLNLDQQ; this is encoded by the coding sequence TTGCTGGGGGAGTCAGTGGTACTCGATCCGCGATCGCTAGTTCCCGATCCTATCGATCTGCAACGGTTATCGCCAGCGGCCTTAGCCTATGTGGGAGATGCGGTGTATGAGTTGTACATGCGAACCTATTACCTGATGCCTCCCAAGCGATCGCAACTCTATCATCAAGCGGTCGTCCAACAAGTCCGCGCCGAACAACAAGCTCAACATCTACAAACCCTAATCCCCCACTTAAATTCTCAAGAGCTAGAAATGGTTAGACGGGGACGCAACAGCGTCCATCGTCCCCCCCGACGCTTAGACCCCCAAATTTATCAACAAGCCACGAGCCTAGAAACCCTGATTGGCTATCTCTATTTAAGCGATCCCTCTCGATTACATCAGTTATTAGGATCACTTAACCTCGATCAACAGTGA